One genomic segment of Syngnathus acus chromosome 1, fSynAcu1.2, whole genome shotgun sequence includes these proteins:
- the cxcl8a gene encoding interleukin-8 — translation MNKVILSTLVVLLAAVAFSEGMTLRSLGVELHCRCFQTESRPIGRHIEKVELIPANSHCGVPEIIATIKKTGKEVCLDPEAPWVKRVIERILDNKRR, via the exons atgaacaaAGTGATCCTCAGTACTTTGGTGGTCCTTCTGGCTGCTGTGGCTTTCAGCGAAG GCATGACTCTGAGAAGTTTGGGAGTCGAGCTGCACTGCCGCTGCTTCCAGACAGAGAGCAGACCCATCGGCCGCCACATCGAGAAAGTGGAGCTGATTCCTGCCAACTCTCACTGCGGGGTGCCCGAGATCAT TGCTACGATTAAAAAGACTGGAAAAGAGGTGTGCCTTGACCCTGAGGCTCCCTGGGTGAAGAGAGTCATTGAGAGGATCCTTGACAA CAAAAGACGCTGA